Part of the Faecalibacterium duncaniae genome, GCGGGGCCTGTTTGAGGGCCACGGCCTGCGGGCCACGCCCGGCGATATCCGGGTGCGCATCCTGCCCGCCATTCAGACCGCAGGCATGAGCAAGGCTGAACAGAAGCAGCTGCCCGATGCCGTGCGCCAGACCATTCTGGCCCAACTGTAAGGAGAACTATGGCAAGCTATCGTTACGAGCGGGACATCGACCCCGCAGACCTTGCCCCGCGGGCGGAAAAACAGTATACCCGCAAAGAGCGCTGGGCCAACTGGTGGGATTATAACCTCAAGTGGGTCCTCCTGATCGGTATTGCCGCGGCCTTTGTGGCTTACAGCTTCATCGGGCAGTATTTCTTTACCACCAAGCCCGATTATAATGTGGCAGTGGTGGCCCCCTACTACCTGCCGGATGACACCGTGACCGCCCTGCAGGAGCAGCTGGCCCGGTATGGCGAGGACCTGAACGGTGACGGCAAGACGGTCGTGACCCTGAATGTCTACACGCTGGATTATTCTGCCGGGGATACCCAGACCGAGAGCGATGCCTACCTGACCATGGCGGGCACCACCAAGCTGTCCACGGATGTGGCGGGCGGCCTGAGTTCGGTGTTCCTGCTGTATGACCCGGCGGGCTTTCAGGAGAGCACCGGCTCCCTGCGGTATCTGGACGGCACCCTGCCCGAGGCCGGAAGCGACAGCGACTGGTGGAACATGGTCTACCGCTGGACGGACTGCCCGGTGCTGACCGGGCTTGACCTGGGCGAGTACCGGGCCGACACCACCCACGCCCAGGGCGGCGACAGCCAGACCTATCTCGCGGATTTCTATGTCGGGATGCGCGGGGCCTGGAACACCGGCACCGAGGAGAACCTTGCGGGCGGCGAGGAGCTCTGGCAGGCACTGACCGCCGGGGCAGTCTCCACCGTGGAAGCGGAGGGGTGAGCCGATGCGGTTCCGTATCCTGCGCCGGGAAAAAGGCGCGCCCCGCCGCCCGGCCCCCGTGCCGGAGCCGCCGGCCGCGCCCGCTCCGCCCCGTGCCGCTGAGCTGGAAAACCCCTATGGGAGATACTATGGAACGGCGCGGAGCCGGGAAGATCTGAAACGTTGAAGAGGTGCTGCCACGGGCGGCACCTCTTCAATTCTATTCGCTTCTTGCAGGTGCTAGTTGAAAAGTTGTCCACCCTGAAACCGTGCGCCCTTTGTTGTTTCCGTGTCCGAGTTATGGTATACTAATCCAGTATCACGAAATGCAAAGGATGTGGAATGATGGACGCACTGGAACAGGCCCGCCGGGAGATCGACACGGTGGATGCCCAGCTGGCTGCCCTGTTTGAGCGGCGGATGAAGGCGGTGCTCAGCGTGGCGGAATACAAAAAGGCCCACGGCCTGCCCATCTTTGATGCCGCCCGCGAAAAGGTGGTGCTGGACAAGGCCGAAGCGCGGATCGGGGACCCGGCCCTGCGCCCCTATTACCGGGACCATGTGCAGAACATGATGGACGTGGCCAAGCAGTACGAAGCCGAGGTGTTGGGCCGCAACCGCGCCGCCTATCAGGGCGTGGAGGGTGCCTTTGCCCACATCGCGCTCCGGGCGCTCTTTCCCCATGCCGAGGCTGTGAGCTGCCCCACCTGGGATGAGGTGTTCGATGCCGTGGAAAAGGGCGATGCCGCCCACGGCGTGGTGCCCTTTGAGAACAGCCACGCGGGGGATGTGTCGGCGGTGCTGGACCTGTGTTACAACCACCCCGGGCTGTGGGTGGTGGATGTCTACGACCTGCCCATCTCCCAGAACCTGCTGGTGCTGCCCGGCACCCAGCTTTCCGACCTGACCCGTGTGTACAGCCACCAGCAGGCCATTGCCCAGAGCGAGACCTTCCTGAAGCAGTTCGGCCTGCCTGCCACGGCCATGCCCAACACGGCCATGGCGGCAAAGTTCGTGGCAGAGAGCGGCGACCGGACCAAGGCGGCCATTGCCAGCGTGGAAACGGCCGCCCTGTATGGGCTGGAGGTGCTGGTGCCCAGCATCAACACCGACGGCGACAACACCACCCGCTTCATCGTCCTCAGCCGCGAAAAGCCCACGGCGGGCAACCGGTTCTCCCTGCTGTTCACGCTGGACAACAAGCCCGGCAAGCTGGCCGAGGTCATTCAGGTCATCGGTGCCAGCGGCTACGATATGGAGTCCATCAAGAGCCGCCCGCTGCCCCACGTCCCCTTTGATTATTATTTTTATGTCGAGCTGGTGGGAGACCCCGCCGCCGAAAAGACCGCCGCGCTGCTGCGCGAGCTGAATCATGTCTGC contains:
- a CDS encoding chorismate mutase → MDALEQARREIDTVDAQLAALFERRMKAVLSVAEYKKAHGLPIFDAAREKVVLDKAEARIGDPALRPYYRDHVQNMMDVAKQYEAEVLGRNRAAYQGVEGAFAHIALRALFPHAEAVSCPTWDEVFDAVEKGDAAHGVVPFENSHAGDVSAVLDLCYNHPGLWVVDVYDLPISQNLLVLPGTQLSDLTRVYSHQQAIAQSETFLKQFGLPATAMPNTAMAAKFVAESGDRTKAAIASVETAALYGLEVLVPSINTDGDNTTRFIVLSREKPTAGNRFSLLFTLDNKPGKLAEVIQVIGASGYDMESIKSRPLPHVPFDYYFYVELVGDPAAEKTAALLRELNHVCRTVRLLGVYTK